A single genomic interval of Lathyrus oleraceus cultivar Zhongwan6 chromosome 7, CAAS_Psat_ZW6_1.0, whole genome shotgun sequence harbors:
- the LOC127103584 gene encoding uncharacterized protein LOC127103584, translated as MSQMREMLQALTFRFEAPQATVISEITGPAVKVQLQRSLPSTLPPYGLPYDFIPRAEVVHDMGQSVQQVVPLPGYTDARPVIHIVASPAANTRHIPHFEDQHHLYQTTESTVSGDEVRLEDFREVKENMQLLEKKFRALEGDHVFGSAAKEICLVFGLVISTKFKTPDFDKYKGHTFPKIHLILYYRKMAAHVEDDKLMIHCF; from the coding sequence ATGTCCCAGATGAGAGAAATGCTACAAGCTTTGACTTTCAGATTTGAAGCTCCACAAGCGACCGTGATTTCGGAGATCACAGGCCCAGCAGTCAAAGTCCAACTTCAGAGGTCTTTACCTTCAACCCTACCTCCATATGGGTTACCTTACGACTTCATCCCTCGAGCAGAGGTAGTGCATGACATGGGGCAATCTGTCCAACAAGTTGTGCCATTGCCGGGTTACACCGATGCACGCCCAGTCATCCACATTGTTGCTTCACCAGCTGCCAATACTAGGCATATTCCTCATTTTGAAGATCAACATCACCTATATCAGACTACTGAATCAACCGTTAGTGGTGATGAAGTGAGACTTGAAGATTTCAGAGAAGTGAAGGAGAATATGCAACTCCTTGAGAAGAAGTTCCGAGCGTTGGAAGGAGACCATGTCTTTGGTTCTGCCGCCAAAGAAATATGCCTTGTATTTGGGTTGGTGATTTCGACTAAGTTTAAAACTCCGGATTTTGACAAATACAAGGGGCATACTTTCCCAAAGATCCATCTCATCTTGTATTACCGTAAAATGGCTGCTCACGTGGAAGATGACAAGCTGATGATCCACTGTTTCTAA